The Naumovozyma dairenensis CBS 421 chromosome 1, complete genome genomic interval TGAATTTCTCACTCTTTGAACATAGCGAACAGATCTTCATCGAAGagaaaatttttgaaaatctATCTTCTGTGCTTGGTcgaaaaatataatcaatTCCACGAAAATGGTGATCGAGTTTTTGATATCTATTATCTCCTTAGCTTTGctttaaataaatactGAAGCTTAGTTTTAATCTGGTGCAGACTCATCGGATAAAGACACAGACTAATTTGAATACTGTTTAAAAGGAAATAGTGAAAAAATTGCTAAAAGAATGTCACACCGAGCAGGATATTTGAAAGAGGAAAAATCACCTGAGTTTATCTCTTCAGATTCAATAACGAACGTATATGAAAACTCTCCAATCTCCAAGAAGTGATGATGttgaaatatcaaaatcaaatttagTACACAGATTCGTAGATTCTTTCAGGAGGGCTGAATCACCAGAGCTGGAGgaaaatgatttagaaGATGGAACGAGATCAATTGTGACTAAAACTCATTTAAAAAAAGCCATGAAGTCAAGGCATGTTGTCATGATGTCGATTGGGACAGGTATTGGCACTGGGCTTTTGGTTGCCAATGCGAAAGGGTTATATTTTAGTGGCCCAGCTTCTTTAATTATCGGTTACGTGTTGGTCTCATTCGTTACATATTTCATGATTCAAGCAGCAGGTGAAATGGCTGTCGCTTATCCTACATTGCCAGGTAGTTTCAACTCATATACATCAACATTTATTTCAAAACCATTTGGGTTTGCTACAGTTTGGCTATTCTTTATCCAATGGTTGACTGTGTTCCCATTGGAGTTGATCACTGCATCATTAACAGTGAAATACTGGAATGACAAGATTAATGCTGACGtgtttatcatcatcttttatGCCTTCTTACtattcattcatttcttcGGTGTTAAGGCATATGGAGAAAcagaatttatttttaattccTGTAAAGTGCTCATGGTTGCAGGATTTATCATCCTATCTATTGTAATCAACTGTGGTGGTGCAGGGACAGACGGTTATATAGGTGCTAAATACTGGCATGATCCTGGTTCCTTTGCTGACGGTCCACCTATAACGAGATTCAAAGGtgtttgttttattttagtTAGCGCATATTTCTCGTATGGTGGTGctgaattattttcattatctgttaatgaacaagaaaatccTAGAAAATCTACTCCTGCCGCTGCTAAGCAAAGTATCTACCGTATTTTAATCATCTATCTGGCGACCATGATTCTAATCGGATTCAATGTTCCTCACAACAGTGACGAACTGATGGGAGCTGGGAGTGCTGCTACGCATGCATCTCCATACGTCCTTGCTGCATCTTTACATAGTGTTAAAGTTGTACCACATTTCATCAATGCTGTCATTTTGATATCAGTAATATCCGTTGCTAACTCTGCATTATATGCTGCACCAAGATTAATGTGCTCTTTGGCTGAACAAGGTTATGCACCTAAATTCTTAAATTATGTCGACAGAGAAGGTAGACCGTTACGTGGATTGATTCTTTGCGCACTTTTTGGTGTTATTGGTTTCGTTTCTGCTTcttcaaaagaagaagaagtttTTACGTGGTTAGCTGCCATTGCTGGGTTAAGTGAATTGTTTACATGGAGTGGCATTATGTTGTCTCATATTCGTTTCAGACAGGCAATGAAGTTCAATGGAAAATCAACCGATGAAATAGGTTTCAAAGCTGTCACAGGAATATGGGGTTCTTACTACGGTTGTgcttttaatattttagtGTTCATTGCCCAATTTTGGGTTGCCTTATCTCCACCTGGTAGCGGTGGTAAATGTGATGCGGAAGCATTCTTTCAAAGTTATTTAGCTGCACCAATTTGGCTAGTATTCTACTTCGGTTACATGATATATAAAAGAGACTTCACTATACTTAACCCTCTTGAAAAAATCGATTTAGATTTCCATAGGCGCATATATGATCCTGATTTTATCAAACaagaagacgaagaaaataaagaaaggTTAAAGAACTCCTCAATATGGGCTAGAATATATCATTGGTGGTGCTAATAGCTTTCCTCACATGGTACCATCTTCACCGTTGTTTCCTACTATGATGTATCTTTCGATTTTGAAGTTCTCGGTTGAAGGATGCCAATTCACTCATACTCTCACGAATCAtgatataaaaaatatgggCATTCCTTTTTTGTGCTCTTCCCTAATTTATAGTTATCGTTTTACCATAgttcattttttgaattataaacattatcattttttttttggaattctgtaatatattaaaatatttccatttcatACACCTACGTACTTATTTCCACAGCTTCTATGAGTAGTCTAGATAACTCTTACTCTCGAGATTTCCCTTTAGAATTGCAGTTGTTCTGAAACCCAGACATCAGTTTTAAGATGGatatatagaaaaataattatagtAAAATTTTTGAAGGTTGATTCTTAATATTCAGTACAATTTATGTACGATGGCCATTTCTCTCTCTACTCAGTATAAAACAAATACTAGCAACGAAAAGTAACCGTTCAAATGCTATCCTTTTGTCCATCATGTAATAATATGTTACTAATAACCACCGCTGATAGTGGTGTCTACACATTAACATGTCGATCATGTCCTTATGAATTTCCAATAGAAGGCATCGAGATCTATGACAGGAAAAAGCTCCCCAGAAAAGAAGTAGATGATGTCCTTGGTGGAGGATGGGATAATGTTGATCAAACCAAAGTGCAATGTCCGAATTATGAGAAATGTGGC includes:
- the BAP3 gene encoding amino acid transporter BAP3 (similar to Saccharomyces cerevisiae BAP2 (YBR068C) and BAP3 (YDR046C); ancestral locus Anc_3.284): MKTLQSPRSDDVEISKSNLVHRFVDSFRRAESPELEENDLEDGTRSIVTKTHLKKAMKSRHVVMMSIGTGIGTGLLVANAKGLYFSGPASLIIGYVLVSFVTYFMIQAAGEMAVAYPTLPGSFNSYTSTFISKPFGFATVWLFFIQWLTVFPLELITASLTVKYWNDKINADVFIIIFYAFLLFIHFFGVKAYGETEFIFNSCKVLMVAGFIILSIVINCGGAGTDGYIGAKYWHDPGSFADGPPITRFKGVCFILVSAYFSYGGAELFSLSVNEQENPRKSTPAAAKQSIYRILIIYLATMILIGFNVPHNSDELMGAGSAATHASPYVLAASLHSVKVVPHFINAVILISVISVANSALYAAPRLMCSLAEQGYAPKFLNYVDREGRPLRGLILCALFGVIGFVSASSKEEEVFTWLAAIAGLSELFTWSGIMLSHIRFRQAMKFNGKSTDEIGFKAVTGIWGSYYGCAFNILVFIAQFWVALSPPGSGGKCDAEAFFQSYLAAPIWLVFYFGYMIYKRDFTILNPLEKIDLDFHRRIYDPDFIKQEDEENKERLKNSSIWARIYHWWC
- the RPC11 gene encoding DNA-directed RNA polymerase III core subunit RPC11 (similar to Saccharomyces cerevisiae RPC11 (YDR045C); ancestral locus Anc_3.283); translation: MLSFCPSCNNMLLITTADSGVYTLTCRSCPYEFPIEGIEIYDRKKLPRKEVDDVLGGGWDNVDQTKVQCPNYEKCGGESAYFFQLQIRSADEPMTTFYKCVNCAHRWKEN